One Alnus glutinosa chromosome 13, dhAlnGlut1.1, whole genome shotgun sequence genomic window, CAAGAAGGAGATCCGAGCTAGAGGAACGAAAATTTACCGTCATATGCATGGACGAAACCCAAATTGCTCATTGAGGGTCAAAGCATAAATGAAGGATCAAACTTAATTTTGATATgtactaataataattttcaagtCCAAAGCTCGACTCCACATGTTAGTGATTTACATATTCTATTTGTTGGACTTCACTTGTTGACAGGGAGTTTGATTCCACATTTGAGaaagagtgttagaatattaatgtAAATGATTAAGTCTATCATTTCTTATAAGCTTGAACAATGATTTAAATATCAAGTATTGGGTCTCACTTATTGAGAAGcagtgttataatattaatttaaatgataagTCTATTATTTCCTATgagcttaagtttttaagattAATGATGATTTAAAATGGTATTAAAACAAAGATCTTAAGTTTAAACTCTATCTTCTTATTAATATGTATGGTTAAATACttcattggtacctgagttttaagcgtttttaaatttagtacttgaattttcatttgtatcatagGTAAAACTtgagttaggggtaaaaaccaATTTGGTAtctctgttagatttttcgtcCTAAAATTAACGatctgccacatgtcaacctcaaaggttgaggttgacacgtggtactatataaaaaattaaaaaaaattaaaaaaaaatctttaaaaaattatataaaaataataaaataatacaatttaaaaaataaattaaaaaaattggaaaaaaaaaggaagaagaagaggggtggctgaaccacccacCGTCACTGTCCCCCCCTGCGCCCAAACTACAATTTGTGTCAATGTCttctcctaaactaccaaaaaaatgtcaatgtccccctaataacaaaaatacatttcataaaattattaaaaataaaataaaaaaattataaataaaaaaactggtttttcttcccccctctctctctctctctctaaaaaaaaaatcattcctttttgtttttctaatttaataaaaaaaaaatggttttacttttattttttttgtttgtttttttttttttaaaaaaaaattgtttttataattttcagctattttttttttcaaaaaaaaaaaatcgttctttttcgtttttttaattttaatttttcttttaaaaatttttctttaatttattattttaaaatatttttttttagtttttttttatggtcatttttgtctttttgttggtctaaAAGGGAACAttggcattttttggtagtttgaggagggacattgacacaattgataatttgggagggacattgacaattaagtagtagtttgagaataatatttgtatttgtatttttttttttggttgtcagGATAAAAGTTGGGCCGGGACATTTTATCCAATTTCAGTAGTATATGGAGCCCACTTTCTATTACCTGAGCTAAGGCCCAACATCAACTTACTCTCCTATGGGTTATGCAAGTTGGATGTCACACTTTTGAGTTGTAATAAGATCAAGCAGCTGCGCTACATCATCTTCCAATGTTTCATTattatagaatattaattaaatacttaaatttattatttattaccgggttaagtttttaggataatcggtaatttaacatgatattataacaaagattttaacttCGAATCTTGACTCCGTAATTCACTTTTCATATCAATTGAATATTCCATGTGTTGGGCTTCACTTATTGAATGAGAGTTTGAGCCTACACGTGAGaggaagtgttaaaatattaataatgtgACAATGTTAATTAgtcattaattttaatttttttaaaaaagaataattaatctAATAACTGATTTAGACTAATACGTTTGCAAAATGacataaaaatgtagttttacCATTATTTCTACCCTTTCTGCTTTCTGATAGCAAtatcaaaaagaagaaagaaaatacatgAAAAATACATTGCTTGGGAGTTAGGATAGGCCTAAGTACACGTAAGATTCCATTTCATTGACAACGACAACCAAATCATTTCAATAGGATTCAATCTTTGTGCAAGTGTCcagtaaaaatagaagaagattATATTCAAATTAACAACTACCATTCAAATCTATCTACCATACATATGTGATAAACGAAATGAAAATATTACCCAAAATGAAAACGTTATCCGAAAAGATCATTGCTTGTAAATTTGTGAAGTATCTGTTGAAACAATTTTtggtaggtgacgtgtcgatcagaTATTCGTCTTGTATGCTCTTAGTTCACCTGAAAAAGAAGGCTGCGtcggggggttccgacaacccggctccgatgcttaagtgagTGTATTGTTCTGAGAGTAAATGCGCAGAATAATATCAGAAAGATtgattagcatgtaccttaatATCTTAGAGGATTctagtatttatagagattgaggagCAGTTCAATTAGTTTCTCAATTCACGCAGGAACGGCGGTTGAAGGAGACGTGGCCTCGGTTGTGCGGATATTTCGGGTTCCGCTTACCTCGGAGGCACAATCAAGTTTCGTGtcgtgcgtcgtgtcccttagattccgggtactgccgagaTATATGCGGACGTGGACATCAACTGGTATTCGGGTAGGCAACTTGGGCCCAAGTGGTCTTAACGGGCTCGGGTGAATTATTCTCTCTTTAATACTTGGGCCTGGTCGGGTGGACCCAATGGGCATGGCTACCGAGAAGGCCGGTATTTTCCCCAAcagtattgaagaagaagaagaagaaaaatcattgCTTTTTATACTCCGTTTATTTTGACGTAAAttttttcgacgaaatcattttttagaaaaaaaaaatgattttcttgaaaatatgtTTCAGTGTTTGGCttgtacaaaaaaaataccaatggCGAAAAATGAAATCTGGCAACAATCGTCGGATTATGGCCTTTTTTGCAGGATTCCGATGGCGGTTGCCGAATTCCGGTAGTGATTGCTGGATTCTGGAGACCATCGCCGGATTCAGACAATCGGATACTAAAATTTAGGGATCTTCGACAATAGAGTCGGGTTACCAACAAAGTTCAATGTTCAGCGGTGGTGAATTCCCACAAATGTGTATGTAAGAATGAAATATTTTAAATCTAGCaaatgtctttttttaaaaattaaagaagctttttacgatcaaattaaaaatgatttccgttgactattactttcgcccctaccaaacaccaaaaaatgctaaaaatattttccaaaaacattttacgccgaatCAACGTAACATagcattaatttgaaaatgataCAATGCAACATCAGAAACTAAATCTATCTAAGATGCTTAAATACAACTATTTTGATTCTGTACTTTAGAATCAAAACACTTGTATTTTAGTCCAGAAGTAGCCAAGACGTACAATTCTGAAGACAAATATTCCAACCAGTGGATCCTTCAAAGAGTAGATAGAGTGGTCTGCAAAAGTTTAGATAGCCGATGAATATGGTAAACCACTTTGTAGTTTTGTGAAGAATATGCCCCCCCGGCCCTTTTGAGCTTGTTGACATATTGGGATTGGCCTcctccaaaatcaaatatcGGCAGACAACCATAACTGACAAACACGTAACATAGTTGCTTTGGTCTTCAAACCAAATCTCAACAGATTTGTTGagataatagagagagagatagtgaAACCTTTCGACCCCGCCCGCCAAGAAACAACACTTACGTTCCGTTTGGTTCGTAGAATAAGTCTTTAGAATGAAATTGTCATTCATTTATTTGGTAGGGACCAATTCCTTGGAATAGCTATTATATAGAAATAACTATTTTCTTACGAAGATGAATAGTTATTTATGAGAGGATAgacaatctttaaaaaaaaaaaaaaagaatttagatCAGATCTGGGTGACTGGCCGGCCACATATCTAAGGTccaacaattattattattattatttaagatttgagttttttttaaaaataagaaattatgtaagttttttagtaattttgggtcaattccaattgtggtatatgtgttgtcaccaactaaggaattagaataattattccattccactcttcctcattctcagtaataactattcattttcttaatggaataccTATctcgcgaaccaaacgaggccttataATGTTTTAATCGGTGAGTCTagctcgtttaattaaatagattaagTTAAGGTTGATCAATATAGTTTTAAACTCATTCTTCGAAACGATCTGAACCCGACGTGCAACATAACGGCTGATAATTTTTACATGACCCGCAAACTCTAAATGaatctaatacaaaattaataaattaaaattaatagatttgacccatttaattaaataaatcgaactaaaatttatttatattattttataccTATATCTCGagataattgaaagaaaaacaatcCTCTATATAATAGACGTCGTGTGGTTGTGCAAAGAGACGAAAAAgcgaaaaagacaaaagaagcCCCAAAagtcagaaaagaaaaagaaacagaagaaagaaaagaagtgtCATTTGACTCTTTTTCTACGTACTGAGGCGGCAACAGAAGCTCTTCCTCTCTCAGATcgtttctgttttcttttcctctctacAATCTCTTCAACTAGCTTTGAGTTTTTCTACACTCTCCGGAACTCAGTCTTTCGATGAGTCGGACTCgctcggctctctctctctctctctctctctctttctgtgtCTGTGTTGAACAGGTTGTGATTCAGAGGCTGCAGGAAAATGTAGATTaaactgttttttgttttttttcttcctcttttaagATTACgaacttttcttttataactTATAATTCCGAGCCTGGcctttttgaatttctttttacaGTGAGGTGCACAAGCGTGAAGCTTCAAACTTAAAACCCGATCAAAGGAGCTTGAAGACTTACATTAGCCATGGGGATGGAGGTGAAAGAAAATTCagtttccttaatttttttatttatttaatttgtttttcataaGTACTAATAAGCCAATCTTAATAAAAGCGTGAAGCGCCCTTGAAAACTTCAGCAAATATGTATGACTAGggaatttgttttcttcttgtttatttttttgatttaaatGGTTAGGTTTTTAGTGTCGGTAAATTTGGTGTCAAAACTAatttggttgtaagttttagtctATTGGTTAAGTAGGTGAAGAAATTTATCCAAAATTGAATCTAACTCAAATTGAAAGActtagaagatgtggttaagcttaatcaatcaaggaaatgaacaaatagaaatttcattaagtggagtTAAAAATCGGATTTGTCAATTTCAGATTGAGCATGTCTCCGTATTTTAACCATAATTTCCGGCTCAAGTATttgattgcaatgaaattagcggctttggaaagctaacacaaaaggcaacaaatattgctgaaataggtttttcttaattcggacgtttactatgccaaaatcgcctcACAATATAAGACCGAAAATCTGGGcgaatttttttgaaatcctATTCCAACTCGAAAAACTGTGTTTTCTTCAAAGGAGGCACCAATTTATTTAAGATTCTACTTTAGAattcagtgtgctaagagagggttttAGACCTGGACTGTTAATGTTAAATTTTTCTTAGAGTTTTAGTTACTATTTAACTgtcaaccttgaacaattgaagTCAACCGGAGTTCCGGTtaaggagatcaagaagaagaattctCCAGAAGTTCTGAGAGAAAAGCAGACAAATAGGTCACTTGATGTAATTTAAGAGTGTGACAATTGCAAAGGTTTTTCGAGtattaacatcttgtaattCGCTGATTCTTTGTTCTTGGATTGATTTCCTGGGTTGGCTACTTtcgagtagtttttctctttgatttcaaagagttttcacttcgtcaccaaatatctgtgtcaatttgctttattgctttttcatattttggtgattgtttgtttgtggttaattaaatttttaattccgcattataTTGTCATACACCTATTCAACCCCCCTCTAGGTGTTGTTCAGAGTCatgatttatattttcataaataattgaCGTAATTATGTTTCTTTTGTCCCCATTGTATTTACAGGATGGGGCAAAAGTTGAAAGCAAGTTGCAGTCAGAAGGGGGAGATCAGCGTGCTCTTATTGAAGAAATCAGACAAGAATTGACGAATGAGAAGTACTTGAATGCCAATCTAcgactacaattgaagaagaCCCAGGAATCTAATTTTGAGTTCATTCTTGCTTTAAGTGACATGGATGAAATGCTGGAACAAATGAAGTCATCAATTTATCAATCTGAGATGATTGTACAGGGGGGAAATGTAGACAGAAATGAACTCTTGAACACAATTGCTTTGCTTAATCATCTCAAGGAAATATCAGATCATTCCAACAAATTAGGATCCAGTGAGAATGCTGAAAAGATTAGGGAAACCCATCTAAAATGTGAGACAGATGATGATGAAGAGCAAGAAGCACAGGAAGAGCTTGTTAGGGGGAACAGTCATGCCAAAGAAGCGTACTTACCGGAGAAAAAGATCAAAGACCTCTATGGCGATATAAAGTGTTATAGGAAATATAAAGATGACCAAAAGATGCAGATGGAGCAGCTTGTACGTGCCAATGAGAAATTGAAGGAGGAGAACCATGACATCTTGTATAAACTGGAACAAAGTCAACTGCAAGAACAACGTCTGAAGATGCAGTATGAACGTTCATCTCTTTCTGCTGCCATTCCTGAACTAGAAGCCCATATTGAGAGCTTGGAAGACGATTTGAAAGAATTCTTTGGTTCTTTGTCTACCATAAGGGAACTTCAAACACGTATCAAAAGCTTGGAGGAAGAATTGCTGCAGGTACAGAGGGATAATGTAGACAGGAATGAACTCTTGAACACAATTGGTTTGCTTAAGGAGGAAGCAGAGAAGTCACAGGAGGAGTTGAGGAGAATGAGGCATCTCAAGGATGAGAAGGAGGCAACTGTTGGGCTCTTACAATCGGAGATGGAAATGCTTAAGGTAAATTACTATTCCCATTAGTATATGAACACGTAAGTTCATTAAATACATGCCTATGCATAAATGATGAAGTGTAGATGACTATGCCAATGGCAAAAGTTCTGGTAGAGACTACAAGATGATTAACTGTCCTTCATACGTACGTACTTGTGACCCTCCTACACGCGGTCTAAATTGTGTTATGAATTTGTTTTCTTGATTTGTTTGTGCCAGTTGTGGTGGTTAAAGGATTCTTTGTGTATATTGATAATGATTTTGTCTGACAGGTTCAGATAAAGCAAAAGGAAACTGCCTTGGAAACCTCGACAAACTCATTTTTGGAGAAGGAAAGCGAACTAGAGGAGATGCGAGAGAGATATTTAGAAATGAGTCTCAAGTTTGCAGAGGTAGAAGGTGACAGACAGCAGCTTGTAAGGACAGTACGTAAGCTCAAGAATGCCATTAGGAGCCCGTTTTgagtaatgataaaaaaaaaaaaaacactcatatTACACACTCATTACACATCTCCACTCACATGGACGGAGCTCATGTGATGGTGAGTCCCACCACATGTAAGGAAAAAATGTGTAATTGGTGTATAATGAGTGTTTTTGTATCATTCCCGTCCTGATATACAGGGGCATATATACTGTGTATAGTAAAGCCACTGCAAAAATTCAGATGTGCAGTTCCAACAGAATGAATAGGGTTAAAGAATATGATCCTTgttatccatatatataatgAAGAGTATAAGGATAAAGTAATTCATGATCCAAAGTTTTATATTTATTCGtttatgtgatatatatatacttcatgtCAAAACTAAAATACACCGTATTGGTCTTGGTAATTTATGTGTGTAATGGGTGCTGTTAGAGGTagtataacttttattataagtctcttacaaattgatgtgacaGTTTATGTGGTACTTACCACATTAGTCACTAAATGTAACGTGCACTGTCACGTCAGTTTATAAGTCCTCGTGGTACTTACCATGCATGTTTGATTCCACATTTGAGAAGCAgcgttataatattaatttaaataataagtcTATCATTTTCTATGAGCTTAAGTTTTTAAATCAgtgatgatttaaaaaatgGTATTAGAACAAAGATCTTATGTTTGAATGATAGTTTCTTATCGATATAAATTTTTatgataaatggtgatttaagaaaaatgaattttgtttaTTAGAAAGTTCAAAATTATTAATCTTCCACCAAGgtttattaatctttttctttcttggcaTGAGGATAAAAGTAGGGCCTGGgtattttctccaatttcagTAGTATCTCCAGCCCACTTTCTGTCACCTGAGCTAATTAAGGCCCAACATCAACTCTCTTCGGGCCAACTTCAAGTTGTAATAAGCCCAAGCAGCTACATCCTCTCCCAATGTTTCATTAtttagtaaataattaaattgattatttaatatcggtttaaatttttaggataagtggtaatctaacataatattaaaataaaggtCTTAACTTCGAATCTTGACTTCGTAATTTacttctcatttcaattaaatattttacatgttgaaCTTCACTTATTAAATGAGACTTCGAGCCCACACGTACTTGAAatgaagtgttaaaatattaattaaatgataaaattcaCTATTTCTTATAACTTTTAGGACAGTTGACGTAGTACGTATCATAGCAAAAGTCATCAGTCCGAACTTTGACTCTATAATTTTTCTCTCAATcgcaattaaatattcaatgtaTTAAACCTTTATTGTTAAGGTACATTTTTGAGACAAacacatggaaaaaaaaaagttataatattaattaaatgattaaatttattattttaacgaGTGTAAACTTGGTAAAGCCTTTAATACGGTACTAAAAACTTGAGATTAGAAATGGAGATTTAAGTGATGATCAAAAGAAGGGCTACTACACGTACCCATGTGCTAATTAAGTtcccaatattttattttcttttccatcgACTTAATTCGATCTCAAGAACCAAACAGATAGACCACTAATTAATCTCAATTTGCATAGGCATGCAGATTGATCTGCTTGTGAACTATAGATTATTCATGAGCATGCTTCTTTACTCGAGGACCCACACCTTTTCTCCACCCTTAAAattgagacagagagagagagatttcctTTATCACGTGAGAGCTGTACACTTTTAAGGCTGTCCTAGCTAGCATGATCTTATCTCTACTTATCAGGCTTCATTTCTCACTTTCTCTTTACAAATTATGGACCTTCTTAGAGAATTACAGCACCCCGGCCCTTTGATGGTGTCTCTGTGCATGACTTGTTTAATCGCCTGAGACCAGCCTGCACACTTTTTCCTCGGCACTTGAAGTAGATATCTTTGCATCTATGCGCAATGTTTCTCACCTTTCACTTTACATCAGCTGCTTTAGCAACTGCTCCAAAACTATGTTGCAGGAAggagaattttctttttctttctttctttcttttttttaatttttttttatagtgaattaaagtatttattaaaagattaaattcaTTACCTTTCATcagcttaaatttttagaataattaattggtaatttaaCAGAATACCTAAAATAAAGATCTTGAGTTTAAACTTTGATTCCACAATTTGTACTCCCATTCAATTTTTGGATTGGTCACGTACACTCATCTTCATAAGGAAATAAGCAAAATCTAACTTCTTCTTGGAGTCTATTTTgctgaaaagaaattaaaatggtgGGATATTAGAAGATTTAGGCATAGTTGAattttaaagtgtattttctagAATATATGCATAGTTATTAATATTCTTATTGTCTTGAGTGATGTAAGAAGTAACTtatgttaaattttaaagtatattttttagaatttacaGTTATTAATTTcaagtgttatttatttaattatttaattagctGTAGACTTTTTGGCTGTCATATCACTAGGTACGTTATCTTAATTTACTTTTCCTTGGCAATTGAattgtagatatatatatatatatatatctctttgCATCTATTCTTCGATCAATCTCCGGCCATTCTTACTTTCACTTTACATGAGCGCTGCTTCCATAGGAACAACATGGGCCAAAGCAAATCATATGTGGTTTGTGATCGATGGAGCTTCTTAGTGAATTATGGGACCCCTTCTGTTTGTGCATGGGGTCGACCACCTTCACGTGAGCACCTTCTGTTGTCTCTCATGTCGATCTCCACATAATCTCATCATTCCATTTCcatggcctctctctctctctctctctctcgtgggGATTCAACCTAGTCCTTGTctaaacaaaaagagaagatcGAAATAACACATGATTAGATTTGGATAAAGAAAAgcaatataaaagagaaaagatttTACT contains:
- the LOC133854483 gene encoding uncharacterized protein LOC133854483 isoform X2, which encodes MGMEDGAKVESKLQSEGGDQRALIEEIRQELTNEKYLNANLRLQLKKTQESNFEFILALSDMDEMLEQMKSSIYQSEMIVQGGNVDRNELLNTIALLNHLKEISDHSNKLGSSENAEKIRETHLKCETDDDEEQEAQEELVRGNSHAKEAYLPEKKIKDLYGDIKCYRKYKDDQKMQMEQLVRANEKLKEENHDILYKLEQSQLQEQRLKMQYERSSLSAAIPELEAHIESLEDDLKEFFGSLSTIRELQTRIKSLEEELLQVQRDNVDRNELLNTIGLLKEEAEKSQEELRRMRHLKDEKEATVGLLQSEMEMLKIKQKETALETSTNSFLEKESELEEMRERYLEMSLKFAEVEGDRQQLVRTVRKLKNAIRSPF
- the LOC133854483 gene encoding uncharacterized protein LOC133854483 isoform X1, yielding MGMEDGAKVESKLQSEGGDQRALIEEIRQELTNEKYLNANLRLQLKKTQESNFEFILALSDMDEMLEQMKSSIYQSEMIVQGGNVDRNELLNTIALLNHLKEISDHSNKLGSSENAEKIRETHLKCETDDDEEQEAQEELVRGNSHAKEAYLPEKKIKDLYGDIKCYRKYKDDQKMQMEQLVRANEKLKEENHDILYKLEQSQLQEQRLKMQYERSSLSAAIPELEAHIESLEDDLKEFFGSLSTIRELQTRIKSLEEELLQVQRDNVDRNELLNTIGLLKEEAEKSQEELRRMRHLKDEKEATVGLLQSEMEMLKVQIKQKETALETSTNSFLEKESELEEMRERYLEMSLKFAEVEGDRQQLVRTVRKLKNAIRSPF